One Chaetodon auriga isolate fChaAug3 chromosome 14, fChaAug3.hap1, whole genome shotgun sequence genomic window carries:
- the slc35g2a gene encoding solute carrier family 35 member G2a — protein sequence MESTHLLGSSKKRVKIHPHTVTAKYATHTPYSPQPGVHTHFPQPGDEGYDDAPSFEDFGSFLEETSDRKQLTEGKRWPLTLFGSKDRDATTKPQAAGGGDGSEGGARAAKGSGRGVGEQLASFGEASVSASRLTWVGLVGAALAHGCLIVLTRLASEHFSLGPLFLLLVRSIVQLLSVAVPLHREENPFGPEGYRLRLLCYGIAYSLSLCCAYSSLTFVSPGNGMTTWRLATTALSATLAFLLLEERLGLADGITIAAGLCGLGLVLLPTDDESNSDAPTDPVAFWRGAFGWSLSALAGLWMALALVGYRSLKERVGVGTALFTVSWTGCLLAPASLVLLQEGWSWPVSAPAWGVVLGLVACSVAAFLGMTHALTRLHPALVSASQSLEVPVAMLLHLAVLPLAPTAPEVVGNVMVILSVGWLVAMKLLPSRGGGRRQREEYEEILDSPIK from the coding sequence atggAGTCCACTCACCTCCTGGGCAGCTCTAAGAAGAGAGTAAAGATCCACCCTCACACTGTCACAGCCAAATACGCCACGCACACCCCCTACTCGCCTCAACCTggggtacacacacacttcccccaGCCCGGGGATGAAGGCTACGATGATGCACCGTCTTTTGAGGACTTTGGCTCTTTTCTGGAAGAGACGTCCGACAGGAAGCAGCTGACGGAGGGCAAGAGGTGGCCTTTGACTCTGTTTGGCTCCAAAGACAGAGACGCCACCACCAAACCTCAGGCTGCTGGGGGAGGAGATGGGAGCGAGGGGGGAGCCAGAGCAGCAAAGGGGTCAGGGAGAGGGGTAGGGGAACAGCTGGCCAGTTTTGGGGAGGCTTCTGTGTCTGCGTCTCGGCTCACCTGGGTGGGGCTGGTCGGTGCGGCGCTGGCTCACGGCTGTTTGATCGTTCTGACCCGCCTGGCCTCCGAACACTTCAGCCTGGGCCCCCTGTTTCTGCTCTTGGTTCGGTCCATCGtccagctgctctctgtggcTGTACCACTGCACAGGGAGGAGAACCCATTCGGACCGGAGGGGTATCGTCTGCGTCTGCTCTGCTACGGCATCgcctactctctctctctctgctgcgcCTACTCCTCCCTGACCTTCGTCTCTCCTGGAAACGGCATGACGACCTGGCGTCTGGCGACCACGGCGCTGTCGGCGACCCTGGCCTTCCTGCTCCTGGAGGAGAGGCTGGGACTGGCTGACGGGATCACCATAGCTGCAGGACTGTGTGGTTTGGGGCTTGTGTTGCTTCCCACAGACGACGAGAGCAACTCAGATGCACCGACTGACCCGGTTGCGTTCTGGCGGGGTGCGTTCGGCTGGTCTCTGTCGGCCCTCGCGGGGCTGTGGATGGCTCTGGCGCTGGTCGGGTATCGGTCCCTGAAGGAGAGGGTGGGAGTGGGCACAGCTTTGTTCACCGTAAGCTGGACGGGCTGCCTGCTTGCCCCGGCCTCCTTGGTTCTGCTCCAGGAGGGATGGTCCTGGCCTGTGAGCGCACCGGCCTGGGGCGTGGTCCTGGGCCTGGTCGCCTGCTCGGTGGCAGCTTTTCTGGGAATGACGCACGCCCTCACCCGACTCCACCCGGCTCTGGTTTCCGCCTCTCAGAGCCTGGAGGTACCTGTTGCCATGCTGCTGCATCTGGCCGTGCTGCCATTGGCTCCCACTGCGCCAGAAGTCGTTGGGAACGTGATGGTCATACTGAGCGTCGGTTGGCTGGTGGCGATGAAGCTGCTACCCTCTCGCGGGGGAGGGCGCCGCCAAAGGGAGGAGTACGAGGAGATTCTGGACTCACCCATCAAATAG